Within the Mycobacterium gordonae genome, the region GAGGATGTCGGCCCCCTGATGGACGAAGTAGGAGTTGGGCAAATTCGTGTAGGGGACTTTCACTTTCACATTAGGGGCGGCGAAAAGCTCACCGCGTAACCAGTTGGAGGGAAGCGGGAAGAACGCCGGGTTGATCGTAAAGACGGTTGCGGGCGCGGTTTCGTCCGCGGCTCTGGCTTTGCCCGGCGCGATAGCGCAGGCAACGACTATCGATGCCAATGCAATCGTCGCCAGCAAACGCCTCACCCGTACCACCCCATGCCGGCATATATATCATCGTCGGCGTCAAAATTATTGCGACGATCGGCGAATCGTGACGGGAATGACGCGGGGTCGCGACCTCGCATGGGTAGCAGCCGATAATCGCCGTTTGACCGACGCTTCCCGCGTGAACACTCTTGTCGTGCTCAACGCTCGACGGGAGGGGACCAATGTGTCTATGAGGTCGCACTGACCATGGCGGACATCATCGACCTCATCTACGCCGATCACGACTGGATCCGGCGCCAGTTCTTCCGGCTCGACGAGGCCAAATCCGACGACGATCTCGCCGCCATCTGGAGCGGCCTCAGTATCCGCCTCGACATGCATGCCGAGGCCGAGGAGGCGGTCTTCTATCCGGCGTTGCTCCAGCACGGCGGGCTGGAGCATCCCAGCAATCCCGAAGGCGACCCGGAAGACGAGACCGAAGACGCCATCACCGACCACAATGCGATCCGCGACGCGGTCCGTCGATCACGCCGGCTCGAGCCAGGCAGCACAGAGTGGTTCGAAGCCGTGATCGATGCGCGCCGGGAGAACGGCAAACACCTCGACGAGGAAGAACGCGAGGCGATGCCGGACTTCATCAAGAGCGCCTCGTTGGAGCTGCGTAATGAACTGGCCTTGAAATGGTTGCGGTTCCACGCCGAACGGGACGCGACGCGAGATGTCGACAATCGCGACAAAGACGCGGCCGACTATATCGACGAGCATTCATGAGAAGCGCAATTCTTCGGCGAACTCTTCGACGAGTAGTCGCCGTGGCTCTTCGTAGAAATTCTGCGACCCGGGTCCGTTGACCGCCGAGAGTTCGCCGACGGTCGCCTCTTGCAGCTCATCGACGAGGATCAGCACGCCGATGCCCAGGTCGCGTGCCGTCTCCCCCATCACTTCGAGTAGCGCTGCAAAGCCGTCGGCGAAGCGACCTGAGTCTGCTATCCCGCGGATCGGGTCGACCTCGACTCCCAGCGACACCGAGCCGGCGGCGTCGGCTTTGATGCTGAACGCCTTGAATACACCCAGCCGCCGCCGTAGCCGCGGCTCGGGATGGCGACCCGTGGCGGTACGCATCCCCCTCACCAGCGATCGCGACAACGACACCGACAACGACTCACCGATGCCCGCTTCAACTTTCGCGGTGATCCATTCCCTGTCCCCGGCCCTGCCGAGTAATTCGTTGAGCAGAAGCGTCTTGCCCACGCCCCGTAGACCGTTCAGGATCCAGCTGCGGCCGCCCTCACCCATTTCCTCGGCCCGGCGCACCGCCACATCGAAAGCCGTCAGCAAAGAATCGCGACCGGCCAATGCCGGCGGCCGCCGACCGGCGCCAGGTCTGAACGGATTGGTGACCGGATCCATTTCTAAGGCTCTATCAGCTCGTATAAGAAGTTTTGTTATCCGGTCTTAGACTCCCTCATACCGTCCTGGCACGATCAGCGTTAGACCGCGTACGTCTAAACGCCTATCGGCGAACCCCGCCAGGGGAATCGATAACCTCCGCGCAAGACCGCCAAACGCCGGGTTTACTTGCTAGCGGCCGATGTCGGCAGGCTAGCCGACGAATGCGGCAAACATCGCCGGCTTGTCCGGGAGCTCGCCTATACCGGTATCCGGTGGGGCGATGTCGTTGCCTTGCGGGTGGGTGAGACCGAATTTCTGAGGCGCCCGCCCCCGACCTGGCCGACCTCCTGGCCCTGCTCGCTGCCTTCCGCACCATTTACACCACCCAACGCCCCCACCGCGCCCACCCCACCCGCCTCACCCCCCACCATGCCTACCCCGCCCGACCCAAAGCACATCCTGCCGACCAAACCACCACACACTTCCGCATCCGCCACGACACCGTCGACCAATTCGGCAAACTCACCCTGCGCCACGCCAGCCGCCTACACCACCTCGGCATCGGCCGCACCCACGTCCACACCCCAGTCCTCATCCTGCTCGCCACCACCACGGTCACCGTCATCAGCACAACCGGGCACCAGGTCCTGAGCAGCCACACCATCGACCCCGACTACGGCCCAACCAAGACAAAAACCCCGGCCGATGGCCGGGGAATCTGTAACCAATGACGCGACTCGTCTGTCACCTATGACGCGACTCATCACATGAGCGGTGGCGGAGGGATTTGAACCCTCGGACGGTTTTAGCCGTCACACGCTTTCGAGGCGTGCTCCTTAGGCCGCTCGGACACGCCACCGCCGAGCAGCTTACCCAACCACCCGCCCCTCACCCCAATCGCTGCCGGGCGAAGAACTCTTCCAGCGGCGCGGCGCACTCCGCGGCCAGTACGCCACCGCGCACTTCGGGCCGATGGTTGAGCCGTCGATCCCGCACCACATCCCACAGCGAGCCGACCGCACCCGTCTTGGGTTCCCACGCCCCGAACACCAGGCGAGCCACCCGGGCCAACACCAGCGCCCCAGCGCACATCGTGCACGGCTCGACGGTGACCGCGAGCGTCGCACCCTCCAGCCGCCAGCCGTCACCCAGCACTCGGGCAGCCGCCCGCAATGCCAGGATCTCCGCGTGGGCGGTCGGATCGCCGTCGGCTTCGCGGGCATTGACCGCCCGCGCCAGCTCGGTGCCGTCCGGTCCGACTACGACGGCACCGATCGGCACGTCGCGGGGCCCGGCGGTCTCGGCGACCGCCAACGCAGCGCGGATCAGCTCCTCGTCAGCGGGAATCCCCGACCCGTTCTGATGGCAGCGAGCCGCTGCGCCCGGCTCCGTCCCATCGTGGCGACCCGCGGCGCCCGGCTCCCCCGGGCTTGCGATCGCCACGGCCGCGCTTGCGGTCACCGACCGAGACGGTCGATCACCGCCGACAGCTGATCGGCGAACCCCATCTCCCGCGCAATGCGGCCGAGCTGCTCGTCGGCATACAGGTCCGTCTCGTCGAGGATGACCCCCAATACCGCCTCGGGCAGCCCGATATCGGACAGCAACCCCAGGTCGCCTTCCTCGAACGGCTCGGCGTCCTCGAGGTCTTCGGGGTCGATCTCGGCGTCCAGGCTATCCAGCACCTCGGCGGCGATGTCGTAATCCAGCGCGGCCGTGGCATCTGATAGCAGCAATCGCGTTCCGGACGGCGCCGGGCGCACGATGACAAAAAATTCGTCGTCGACGTCCAACAACCCGAATACGGCGCCGGCGCTGCGCAGCTCCCGCAGTTCGGTCTCGACGGCCGACAAACTGGTCAGCGCTTTCGGGCCCAGCGGCGCGCAACGCCACTTGCCTTCTTCGCGTACGACCGCGACGCCGAAGCCGTCGGGGGTGTCCGTGGACGGGCCTGCTGCTGAAGCCCGTTGTGCTCCCATGGCCGCCTACGCTAGTCCCTGACCTGGCCGGTGGCCAGATGAAGCCATCCCAAGCAACCCGCCGCCGGTCCAACTGTGCCAACCTTGCACTGTGGGGAAGACACCGGTGTGCGTGCTGGGGCTGGGTCTGATCGGCGGTTCCATCGTGCGGGCCGCTGCCGGGGCGGGACGCGAAGTATTCGGCTACAACCGCTCGGTGGAGGGCGCCCACGGCGCCAGGGCGGACGGGTACGACGCTTCTCTCGACCTCAACGAGACACTGGACCGCGCCGCGAGCAGCGGCGCCCTGATCGTGCTGGCCGTGCCCATGCCGGCCCTGGCCAACATGCTGGCCCACATCGCCGAGTCGGCCCCCGACTGCCCGCTGACCGACGTCACCAGTGTCAAGAAGGCGGTGCTCGACGAGGTCGTCGGGGCCGGCCTGCTGCCGCGCTTCGTCGGTGGACACCCGATGACCGGCACCGCTCACTCGGGCTGGACTGCCGGCCATGGCGGCCTGTTCAACCGAGCCCCCTGGGTCGTCAGCGTGGACGACCACGTCGACCCCCAGGTGTGGTCGATGGTGACGGAGCTGGCCCTGGACTGCGGAGCCCACGTGGTGCCTGCCAAATCCGACGAGCACGACGCCGCGGCGGCTGCCATTTCGCATCTGCCGCACCTGCTGGCCGAAGCCCTGGCCATCACCGCCGCCGAGGTGCCCCTGGCGTTCGCGCTGGCTGCTGGCTCGTTCCGGGACGCGACCCGGGTCGCGGGCACCGCACCGGACCTGGTGCGCGCCATGTGCGAGGCCAATACCAGTCAACTGACGCCGGCCACCGACCGGGTCATCGAACTGCTCGGCCGCGCCCGCGAGTCACTGGCACGCAACGGATCGGTGGCCGAACTGGTCGACGAAGGTCATGCGGCACGCACCCGGTACGAAAGTTTCCCGCGCTCGGACATCGTCACCGTCGTCGTCGGCGCGGACGGATGGCGACAACAATTGGCCGCGGCGGGCCGGGCCGGCGGGGTGATCAGATCCGCTCTGCCAACCCTGGATAGTCGACGATGAACCCGTCGGCGTCCACGACCACGGTCGTGTCGGCCACCGGCGACCGCAGCTTGATGGCATCCAACCGGCCCTCGCTGGTGTAGCTCACGGTGGCGGCGTCGACCGTCATCTCCGGCACGTTCACGTAGACCATCGGCAGCACGACCGAATCGGCCCGCTCGTGGATACCCAGCCGCCGGATAGGCAGGGCGTTGAAGAACGGGCTGAACACCAGGTCGACGTCCAGTGCGCCGTTATAGCCCGAGCGCCGCTCACCCTGGTGGTCGGTGATCAGCCACATGTTCTCTTCGTCGCGGGCGATGGCGAGCTGGCGTTCGCGCTCGGCCAACGTTACGGTCAGCCCGAACCGCTTGGTGGCGCCCTTCTCGTCCGTCTGCAGCTCGTAGAAGGCACCGAACGCGGGATTGGCTGCGGTGGCCGCGGCCACAATGCGGCCGTTGGCCTTGATTCTCTTGCCTGACAACTGGATCCGTACCGATTCCATGCGCGAAATGTCCTGCGCGCGCCAGGTCAACATTTGCGGCCAGACGCTTGCCGTCGAATCAGAAGGGGCTGCGGTCACATCTCTACCGTAGGACCTCTCGGTCAACCGCGGCGGGTTTGTCCCCAACTGCCGCATCACAACCTCGATTGCGCCTGCTCAGGCGTCCGCTGCCCGGCACGGAAGCCCACACCGCCGCCGCCATCACCCCGTCGATTACCAGCGCCAACACCGCCACCGTCACCGCTCCGACCAAGGCGATGTGAAATTGGCGCTCCTTGATCCCGTCGATCAGATAACGGCCCAGTCCACCAAGACTCGCGTAGGCGGCCACCGTCGCGGTCGCAACCACCTGCAGGGTCGCGCTCCGCAAGCCGCCCAGAATCAGCGGCAGCGCGTTGGGCACCTCCACCCGGAACAGCACCTGATGTTCGGCCATGCCCACGGCGCGCGCCGCGTCGACCACCAGCGGATCGACGCTCGCGATCCCCGCATACGTGCCCGCCAGCAGCGACGGAATGCCCAGCAGCATCAACGCCACGATCGGCGGTGCCAGGCCCAGCCCGAAAAGCAGCACGCCGAGCAGCAGCACGCCCAGCGTCGGCAACGCACGCAGTCCGTTGACCGCACCTACCACCAGCAGTTGGCCACGGCCAGTGTGCCCGATGATCAGCCCGACCGGGATGGCGATGACCGCCGATGCCAGCACGGCCAGCGCGGTGTACTCGAGGTGCTCGCAGGTGCGCGCCGCCAGGCCCGCGGACCCGGTCCAATTGCTCGCCGTGGTCAGGAAGGACAGCGCCTGCCCGATGAAGTTCACCGGGCACCACCCACGATCGGCGACCGGATCTGGCGGCCACCTTCCCACGGCGTGGCCAGCCGACCGAGAACGCTGATCACGCTGTCGATGACCACTGCCAGCGTGAATATCGCGATGATGCCGGCGGCGATCTGCTCGCTCTTGTTCGTCTGGAATCCCGCGGTGAACCAGCTGCCGAGGCCGCCTATGCCGATCACCGAACCGACCGAGACCATCGCGATGTTGGTGACCACCACCACCCGCAACCCGGCCACCAACACCGGGATGGAAAGCGGCAGTTCGACTTTCAGCATCCGGGCCAGCGGACCATAGCCGATGGCGATGGCTGCGTCGCGTAGTTGCCCCGGTACCGCGTCCAAAGCTTCGAGCACCGCCCGGACCATCAGTGCGGTGGTGTAGGCGCTCAGCGCGACGATCACGTTGGCCTCGTCGAGGATCCGGGTTCCGATGATCAGCGGCAAAACGACGAACAGCGCCAGCGAGGGGATCGTGAAGATCACGCTTGCGGTCGCCGTCGTCAACCGGCGGGGCAGCGCGGATCGCTGCACGAGCAGACCAAGTGGCACCGCGATAACCAGTCCGACGAGCACCGGAATCAGCGACAGCCGCAGATGAATGACGGTCAGCGCCCACGCGGCGTCCAGGTGTGTCAAGAGGTAGTGCATCCGGCCCGCCCTAGGTCCGCCTGCGCGCTTGCGCCGCCGCCAACACATCGGTGGCCAGTACCCCACCGACGACCTTCTCCCCCCGGCCCACGGCGACGCCCATCGACGACGGCGAGGACAGGGCGGCGTCCAGCGCCTGACTGAGGTTGCCGTCGACGTGGAACACCGAACCGACCGACGTCATGGCCTCCGTCAGGGGTTGGCCACCTCGGTGTCGGCGCAGTCCCTCGGCGTCGATCCAGCCCGCCGCGGCGCCATCGTCGTCGATGACCAAGGCCCAGCCGTCCGGCGTCGCGGCAGTGTCAATGGAGGCCGCCGGGATCTTGTCGATATCGTGCAGCGGCAGTCCGGCCGCGTCGATGAGCTGAAGCCACCGGTAGCCACGGCCCAGGCCGACGAACCTCGCCACGAAATCGTTGGCCGGACGCGCGAGCAGTTGTGCCGGTTCGTCGTATTGCTGTAGTACACCGCCTGATCCGAAAACGGCGACGCGGTCGGCGAGGCGCAGCGCCTCGTCGATGTCATGCGTGACGAAGACCACCGTCTTCCGCAATTGGCTTTGCAGACGGAGTATTTCGTTCTGCAGAGTGTGCCGGACCACCGGGTCGACGGCGGAGAATGCCTCGTCCATCAACAGAATGGGCGGGTCTGCGGCCAGCGCCCGTGCCACACCCACACGCTGTTGTTCGCCACCGGACAGCTGGGCAGGATAGCGTGACGCGAGTTTCGGATTCAGCCCCACTCGTTCGAGGACCTGATAGGCGGCAGCCCGGGCGGCTCGCCTGGACTCACCCCGCAGCACCGGCACGGTGGCGACGTTGTCGATAACCCGTTGGTGGGGCATCAAACCCGCGCTCTGGATCACATAGCCGATGCCGCGGCGCAACTGCACCGGGTCGACAGTCGAGACGTCTCTGCCAGCGACAGTGACGGTCCCCGAGGTGGGGTCGACCATCCTGTTGATCATGCGCAGCGCGGTGGTCTTGCCGCACCCGGATGAGCCGACGAATACCGTCAACTTGCTCTCGGAAACATCAAGATTCAACCGGTCGACGGCCGTGGCACCACCGGCATACACCTTGCTGACGTTGTCGAAGGTGATCACGTCATCGCTCGATCGGCCGATCGAAGCCGTTGTCGCGCACCCATTTCCGGGCCGCAACGTCTGGATCGACGCCGCCGTTTCCCGAGACTTCGGCGTTGAGTTGGGCGATCGCACCAGTGGTCAGCTTGGCCGAGACCGCATCCAGCACGTCTTTGAGGCGGTCCGACTTTTTCTGCGAATTGACCAGCGGCACAATGTTTCCGGCGAGGAAGTTGTGCTCAGGATCCTCAAGTGCCACCAGGTGGTCCTGCACCACCGCGGGCGAGGTACTGAAGATGTTGGCGGCGGTCGCTGTGCCGTCCACCAGCGCGCGGACCGTCACCGGGCCTCCGCCATCGTTGATCGTCATGAAGTTGGTGGAACTGATATCGAGCCCGTACTTCTGCTTGAGGCCGATCAGCCCGGACGGACGGGTGGCGAACGCTGACGGCGCAGCGAAGTTCACCTCGGCGGAGTGCGCCGCCAAGTCAGCGATGCTCTTGAGGTTCCAACGGGCGGCGGTGGCCGCGGTGACGGTGACGGTGTCGGTGTCGGAAGCCGGCGATGGCGTCAGAATCGACAGGTCGCCGGGCAGGCGTTGGTACAGCTGCAACTCGACAGCATCGAGAACCGTGGCTTTGGAGTCCGGTTCGAAGTAGAGCAGCAGATTGCCGATGTACTCCGGCACCAGGTCGATGGAGTGGTCCTTGAGTGCCGGTATATAGGTTTCGCGGCTGCCGATGCCCATCCGCCGCCCAACGTCGAAGCCGTTGGCATGCAACGCCTGCGCGTAGATTTCGGCGACGATCTGAGACTCGGGGAAGTCGCCGGACCCGACCACGATGGACTTCGGCCCGCCCGCTCCGGAACCGAAGGGGTCGGGATTGCCGCAGGCGGCCACCGGGTACACCAACAACCACATGGCCGCGGCGAGCGTTGCGCGCCGCAGCATTTTCACCCTGCCGAGACTACGTGGCCACACCAGGTGCTGCGGCGCACCACGTGAGGAGTTTTCCCGTGATTTGGTTTCATTCCGCGCCGGATAGAGAAAGATGAACCTATGACCAGCACCTCTCCTGGCTCGCTTCCACCGGATGCGTCCCGGCCCGACCCTTCGCCGTCCCGGAAGGCGCCGCCGCCCCAGTCCCGTCCGCTGCCGAAGGACAAGGCATCGGTGTTCACCCGCGCCGGGGCGCTGTGGTCGTCGCTGATCGTCGGGTTCCTGGTCCTGATCCTGCTACTGGTCTTCATCGCCCAGAACACCAC harbors:
- a CDS encoding LapA family protein, producing the protein MTSTSPGSLPPDASRPDPSPSRKAPPPQSRPLPKDKASVFTRAGALWSSLIVGFLVLILLLVFIAQNTTPTPFTFLGWHWTLPLGVAILLAAVVGGLITVAVGTARIVQLRRAAKKNLTAAVR
- a CDS encoding ABC transporter permease yields the protein MNFIGQALSFLTTASNWTGSAGLAARTCEHLEYTALAVLASAVIAIPVGLIIGHTGRGQLLVVGAVNGLRALPTLGVLLLGVLLFGLGLAPPIVALMLLGIPSLLAGTYAGIASVDPLVVDAARAVGMAEHQVLFRVEVPNALPLILGGLRSATLQVVATATVAAYASLGGLGRYLIDGIKERQFHIALVGAVTVAVLALVIDGVMAAAVWASVPGSGRLSRRNRGCDAAVGDKPAAVDREVLR
- a CDS encoding AAA family ATPase, with protein sequence MDPVTNPFRPGAGRRPPALAGRDSLLTAFDVAVRRAEEMGEGGRSWILNGLRGVGKTLLLNELLGRAGDREWITAKVEAGIGESLSVSLSRSLVRGMRTATGRHPEPRLRRRLGVFKAFSIKADAAGSVSLGVEVDPIRGIADSGRFADGFAALLEVMGETARDLGIGVLILVDELQEATVGELSAVNGPGSQNFYEEPRRLLVEEFAEELRFS
- a CDS encoding nucleoside deaminase translates to MPADEELIRAALAVAETAGPRDVPIGAVVVGPDGTELARAVNAREADGDPTAHAEILALRAAARVLGDGWRLEGATLAVTVEPCTMCAGALVLARVARLVFGAWEPKTGAVGSLWDVVRDRRLNHRPEVRGGVLAAECAAPLEEFFARQRLG
- a CDS encoding putative glycolipid-binding domain-containing protein gives rise to the protein MTAAPSDSTASVWPQMLTWRAQDISRMESVRIQLSGKRIKANGRIVAAATAANPAFGAFYELQTDEKGATKRFGLTVTLAERERQLAIARDEENMWLITDHQGERRSGYNGALDVDLVFSPFFNALPIRRLGIHERADSVVLPMVYVNVPEMTVDAATVSYTSEGRLDAIKLRSPVADTTVVVDADGFIVDYPGLAERI
- a CDS encoding ABC transporter permease, yielding MHYLLTHLDAAWALTVIHLRLSLIPVLVGLVIAVPLGLLVQRSALPRRLTTATASVIFTIPSLALFVVLPLIIGTRILDEANVIVALSAYTTALMVRAVLEALDAVPGQLRDAAIAIGYGPLARMLKVELPLSIPVLVAGLRVVVVTNIAMVSVGSVIGIGGLGSWFTAGFQTNKSEQIAAGIIAIFTLAVVIDSVISVLGRLATPWEGGRQIRSPIVGGAR
- a CDS encoding tRNA adenosine deaminase-associated protein — protein: MGAQRASAAGPSTDTPDGFGVAVVREEGKWRCAPLGPKALTSLSAVETELRELRSAGAVFGLLDVDDEFFVIVRPAPSGTRLLLSDATAALDYDIAAEVLDSLDAEIDPEDLEDAEPFEEGDLGLLSDIGLPEAVLGVILDETDLYADEQLGRIAREMGFADQLSAVIDRLGR
- a CDS encoding hemerythrin domain-containing protein; the encoded protein is MADIIDLIYADHDWIRRQFFRLDEAKSDDDLAAIWSGLSIRLDMHAEAEEAVFYPALLQHGGLEHPSNPEGDPEDETEDAITDHNAIRDAVRRSRRLEPGSTEWFEAVIDARRENGKHLDEEEREAMPDFIKSASLELRNELALKWLRFHAERDATRDVDNRDKDAADYIDEHS
- a CDS encoding prephenate dehydrogenase — encoded protein: MCVLGLGLIGGSIVRAAAGAGREVFGYNRSVEGAHGARADGYDASLDLNETLDRAASSGALIVLAVPMPALANMLAHIAESAPDCPLTDVTSVKKAVLDEVVGAGLLPRFVGGHPMTGTAHSGWTAGHGGLFNRAPWVVSVDDHVDPQVWSMVTELALDCGAHVVPAKSDEHDAAAAAISHLPHLLAEALAITAAEVPLAFALAAGSFRDATRVAGTAPDLVRAMCEANTSQLTPATDRVIELLGRARESLARNGSVAELVDEGHAARTRYESFPRSDIVTVVVGADGWRQQLAAAGRAGGVIRSALPTLDSRR
- a CDS encoding ABC transporter ATP-binding protein — encoded protein: MITFDNVSKVYAGGATAVDRLNLDVSESKLTVFVGSSGCGKTTALRMINRMVDPTSGTVTVAGRDVSTVDPVQLRRGIGYVIQSAGLMPHQRVIDNVATVPVLRGESRRAARAAAYQVLERVGLNPKLASRYPAQLSGGEQQRVGVARALAADPPILLMDEAFSAVDPVVRHTLQNEILRLQSQLRKTVVFVTHDIDEALRLADRVAVFGSGGVLQQYDEPAQLLARPANDFVARFVGLGRGYRWLQLIDAAGLPLHDIDKIPAASIDTAATPDGWALVIDDDGAAAGWIDAEGLRRHRGGQPLTEAMTSVGSVFHVDGNLSQALDAALSSPSSMGVAVGRGEKVVGGVLATDVLAAAQARRRT
- a CDS encoding ABC transporter substrate-binding protein — its product is MLRRATLAAAMWLLVYPVAACGNPDPFGSGAGGPKSIVVGSGDFPESQIVAEIYAQALHANGFDVGRRMGIGSRETYIPALKDHSIDLVPEYIGNLLLYFEPDSKATVLDAVELQLYQRLPGDLSILTPSPASDTDTVTVTAATAARWNLKSIADLAAHSAEVNFAAPSAFATRPSGLIGLKQKYGLDISSTNFMTINDGGGPVTVRALVDGTATAANIFSTSPAVVQDHLVALEDPEHNFLAGNIVPLVNSQKKSDRLKDVLDAVSAKLTTGAIAQLNAEVSGNGGVDPDVAARKWVRDNGFDRPIER